The following are encoded in a window of Alistipes sp. ZOR0009 genomic DNA:
- a CDS encoding triple tyrosine motif-containing protein, which translates to MASLVIQGGVFWISKMKRRQLLIFLLLGLLYTVDAYSQRSIAGIPKIVNYNKFTYKAGPQNWMITHAPNGFVYVANNDGLLEFDGSDWKVYKDLGVVNRAALYHQGRIYVGGYNEFGYYSPNENGVLVYTTLSKGVKRVFRFGEIWKIHELDGVVYFQSNEAIFTYSKNHIKIMKAPARFDFAYIANRTLFVNDAVKGLLIYRRGALVSIDPERKVVTKQLSGVSELDKGRVLISTIDKGLFIYDGARITSWDIPISSLLKKYQINTEAKVNGYHIFGTILNGLYIIDAKGKMVLEVNQDKGLNNNNVICVGTDLENNIWLGLNNGLAKLELNTSLSYIGNSFKIESVYATALWNGKLYIGTNSGLFQIDWSRFLDPMKNDSDFKLIPGSEGQVWNLTVIGGTLFCGHNNGVYTVSGSSLTSIGGIRGGWLFLPIKDNPNKVIVANYTGLALIEKRGSSWAFVNALKGFNESSRFVEQDSDGDYWVSHGYKGIYRLRVNGDYTGYKSIEFFGKHSGLPSDKNNMVAKIGGRLVFTTENGVYSFNPQTKTFYRNQELNKTIRSNRWISYLKQDEKGNIWCVQGDKTSVLRLQEDRSYTTIATPFYPLTRRNIITFEHFYSLPNGMTLIGSEEGMAIYDPAISRPDNSPYKVFIKDITKGDAHYSLSMVDSVDPVFKQGKSPIMISASAPFKNSGASLYSFKLDGFDKDWSPWSENNHKEYTNLSEGTYTISVRAKSYGGEVSPIVSKTIKISPPWHRSAIAYLIYFVIFIGLSVRLKRLYDRNIEKSRKKGEYQQREQFKAREAQLVKEALQAENEMIRIKNENLQDVMRRKERELTLSTMHVIQKNELISKMKAELRKLQGATSDRTIKEKAADIIKKMAKDADNKSEWKTFELHFEQVHEEFIRRLKDRFPDLTSRELRLCVYLKMNLSSKEIANLMNISPRGVEISRYRVRKKMNLERNEGLSEILMEI; encoded by the coding sequence GTGGCTAGCCTTGTTATTCAAGGTGGTGTCTTTTGGATTTCTAAAATGAAGAGGCGACAATTACTTATTTTTCTACTACTGGGATTGCTGTACACCGTTGATGCGTATTCGCAACGGTCGATAGCTGGTATCCCGAAAATTGTAAACTACAACAAGTTTACGTATAAAGCCGGTCCTCAGAATTGGATGATTACCCACGCGCCCAATGGGTTTGTGTACGTTGCCAACAACGATGGGCTGCTGGAGTTTGATGGCAGCGACTGGAAGGTGTATAAGGATTTGGGGGTTGTGAATAGGGCCGCCTTGTACCACCAGGGGCGCATTTATGTTGGGGGATACAACGAATTTGGCTACTACTCGCCTAACGAGAATGGGGTTTTGGTTTACACCACCCTTTCGAAAGGGGTAAAAAGAGTCTTTCGGTTTGGGGAGATTTGGAAGATTCATGAGCTAGACGGTGTCGTTTACTTTCAGTCGAACGAGGCAATCTTTACCTATAGTAAGAATCATATAAAAATCATGAAGGCGCCCGCTCGCTTCGATTTTGCCTACATTGCTAATCGGACACTCTTTGTGAACGATGCGGTAAAGGGGCTTTTGATTTACAGGCGGGGGGCATTAGTATCTATCGACCCCGAGCGCAAGGTGGTAACCAAGCAGCTTTCGGGTGTATCGGAGCTGGATAAGGGGCGGGTACTTATTTCGACCATCGATAAGGGGCTTTTTATTTATGATGGAGCTAGGATTACCAGCTGGGATATTCCGATCTCTTCGCTTCTAAAAAAGTATCAGATAAATACCGAGGCGAAGGTAAACGGGTACCATATTTTTGGAACCATCCTAAATGGCCTGTATATAATAGATGCCAAGGGGAAGATGGTGCTGGAGGTAAATCAGGATAAGGGATTAAACAACAACAACGTAATTTGTGTGGGTACCGATTTGGAGAACAACATCTGGTTGGGGCTGAATAACGGCTTGGCCAAGCTAGAGCTAAACACCTCGCTATCCTACATAGGAAACTCGTTTAAGATAGAATCGGTATATGCAACTGCGCTTTGGAATGGTAAGCTGTACATAGGTACCAACTCCGGGCTTTTTCAAATTGATTGGAGCAGATTCCTTGATCCCATGAAAAATGATAGCGATTTTAAGCTGATACCCGGATCGGAGGGGCAGGTTTGGAACCTAACAGTTATTGGCGGAACCCTATTTTGTGGGCATAATAATGGCGTGTATACGGTATCGGGCAGCAGCCTAACCAGTATCGGTGGAATTCGGGGAGGTTGGCTCTTTCTGCCGATAAAGGATAATCCCAACAAGGTTATTGTAGCCAACTATACAGGGCTGGCCTTGATTGAAAAAAGAGGCAGCAGCTGGGCTTTCGTTAATGCGCTAAAGGGCTTTAACGAGTCGTCGCGGTTTGTTGAGCAGGATAGTGATGGCGATTACTGGGTAAGCCACGGGTATAAGGGTATCTATAGGCTTAGGGTAAATGGCGATTATACGGGGTATAAGTCGATCGAATTTTTTGGAAAGCATAGCGGGTTACCATCGGATAAGAATAATATGGTTGCGAAGATTGGCGGACGGCTTGTGTTTACTACCGAAAATGGGGTATACAGCTTTAATCCTCAGACCAAGACTTTTTATCGCAACCAGGAGTTGAACAAAACTATAAGAAGCAACCGTTGGATTTCGTATTTGAAGCAGGACGAGAAGGGGAATATCTGGTGCGTGCAGGGCGATAAGACCTCCGTGCTGAGGTTGCAGGAAGATAGGAGCTACACAACAATCGCAACGCCATTTTATCCGCTAACCCGGCGGAATATAATTACGTTCGAGCATTTCTACTCCTTACCTAACGGGATGACCCTTATAGGAAGCGAGGAGGGAATGGCTATTTACGATCCTGCTATTAGCAGGCCCGATAATTCGCCCTATAAGGTATTTATTAAGGATATTACAAAGGGGGATGCGCACTACTCGCTAAGTATGGTTGATAGCGTAGACCCAGTGTTTAAGCAGGGCAAATCTCCCATTATGATATCGGCGTCGGCTCCCTTTAAGAATAGCGGTGCGAGCCTTTACTCCTTTAAGCTAGATGGGTTTGATAAGGATTGGTCGCCGTGGTCGGAGAATAACCATAAGGAGTATACCAACCTAAGCGAGGGAACCTACACGATATCCGTTAGGGCGAAGAGCTATGGTGGTGAGGTTAGCCCGATAGTCTCTAAGACAATAAAAATATCTCCTCCTTGGCATCGATCGGCCATTGCCTACCTTATTTACTTTGTAATCTTTATAGGATTGTCGGTAAGGTTAAAGCGGTTGTACGATAGGAATATTGAAAAATCGAGAAAGAAGGGTGAGTACCAGCAGCGCGAGCAGTTTAAGGCACGGGAAGCGCAGCTGGTAAAGGAGGCGCTGCAGGCCGAGAATGAGATGATTCGTATAAAGAACGAGAACCTGCAGGATGTAATGAGGCGTAAGGAGCGCGAGCTGACCCTATCGACCATGCACGTGATACAAAAGAATGAGCTGATAAGCAAGATGAAGGCTGAACTTCGCAAGCTGCAGGGGGCAACTTCGGATAGGACGATAAAGGAAAAGGCAGCCGACATCATAAAGAAGATGGCTAAGGATGCCGATAATAAGTCGGAATGGAAAACCTTTGAGCTGCACTTTGAGCAGGTGCATGAGGAGTTTATTCGGCGACTAAAGGATCGTTTCCCCGATTTGACATCCCGAGAGCTGCGGTTGTGCGTGTACTTAAAGATGAACCTATCGAGCAAGGAGATTGCCAACCTGATGAATATCTCGCCACGTGGGGTGGAGATTAGCCGCTACCGAGTTCGGAAAAAGATGAATTTAGAGCGCAATGAAGGGCTGTCAGAAATTTTGATGGAGATTTAG
- a CDS encoding SusC/RagA family TonB-linked outer membrane protein: MKRAVILSIWLVLAFCLQSFSQGKVTGKVLSATDGQPLPGVSISVMGTTRGAATNIDGMFAIEAKRGETLVFSSVGYDQLKVVVSESVVNVQLKETSQKIDEVVVVGYGVQKKSVVTAAISKVSAEQLNTTKPSRVEDALKGKVSGVQITQSSGQPGADSKVRIRGIGTINNSEPLYIVDGMGVDGGINYLNPTDIQSVEVLKDAASSAIYGARAANGVILITTKNGQKGKSTVNYDVSYGWQNPWKKKSVLNATEYMTIMNEAQINDGEKPRYTQAEIKAAGKGTDWQKETFNFDAPVQSHQVSLSGGTDKGTYFLSFGYFDQEGIVGGNHNKSNYERYSIRVNGNYNLFEDNSRSFLNKLKAGSNIGYSRSKSTGVETNSEYGSILGSALTFSPLVPVYADKATAATILSSYPYAVKDKDGRVFSIPPSGFQEIANPVAMLNQPNSGLNNDDKIVANFWAELDIMDGLKFKSSYGADLAFWGYDSYTLPYFLATQGKSQDYSTVQSEMNRGYKWQVENVLTYAKSFDKHNLTVVLGQSAQKYTYKNVGGNFRDLLENDPNKAVINYAIADQKLSNLWGGTGGYDNTSLASYFGRVDYNYSERYIFQGTVRRDGSSNFGPSHKWAVFPAFSLGWNLTNEEFMKNRPLWFNQMKLRAGWGKNGNERIGGFLYTSLMNGGQNYYFGGSYLLGSDLKKVGEKSGQMQYGNSPGYIANPNIKWEESEQIDLGFDSRFFNNSVSFGFDYFKKKTNGMLMNLPIPDYVGISAPMSNVGDMENWGLEFELGYKKKVGDVNFSVNANATYLKNKLINLGNASGETIYENAGASGVGSYVKGQNGEVFPFFYGFKTDGVAQTKAQADAYNAKYGEKAQPGDVLFRDLNKDGKITDADKTKIGKGMPDWTYGISVNADWKGFDVSLFFQGTLGNDIFDFSQRGDIPAMNRPSWILDRWIGEGTSNSLPRMTNKNPNGNWRSSDLYIKNGSYLRLKSSQLGYTLPLHLTKKASIQRLRLFVSAENLITITGYDGFDPEVASGGYTTIGIDRGIYPQSRTVSVGANITF; encoded by the coding sequence ATGAAAAGAGCAGTAATCTTATCGATTTGGCTTGTTCTTGCTTTTTGCCTGCAATCGTTTTCGCAGGGGAAGGTAACGGGCAAGGTACTTTCGGCAACGGACGGGCAGCCCCTCCCCGGGGTGTCCATTTCCGTAATGGGCACAACACGAGGTGCGGCAACGAACATTGATGGAATGTTCGCTATAGAAGCAAAAAGGGGGGAGACATTGGTGTTTTCGTCAGTTGGGTACGACCAGCTGAAGGTTGTCGTATCGGAATCTGTAGTTAACGTACAGCTAAAGGAGACGTCGCAAAAGATAGACGAGGTAGTTGTTGTTGGTTACGGTGTTCAAAAGAAGAGCGTTGTAACGGCTGCTATAAGCAAGGTATCAGCCGAGCAGCTGAATACCACAAAGCCTTCTCGCGTGGAGGATGCGCTTAAAGGGAAAGTTTCGGGGGTGCAAATAACACAAAGTTCGGGACAACCTGGTGCAGACTCTAAGGTGCGTATTCGTGGAATTGGGACTATAAATAATAGTGAACCGCTATACATTGTTGATGGAATGGGGGTTGATGGAGGTATAAACTACCTTAATCCAACCGATATTCAGTCGGTAGAAGTGCTAAAGGATGCCGCTTCGTCGGCCATTTACGGGGCACGTGCTGCCAACGGGGTAATTCTTATTACCACCAAGAATGGGCAGAAGGGTAAATCGACCGTGAACTATGACGTAAGCTACGGATGGCAAAATCCGTGGAAGAAGAAGTCGGTACTGAATGCAACGGAGTACATGACGATTATGAACGAGGCGCAAATTAATGACGGAGAGAAGCCTCGTTATACCCAAGCCGAGATAAAAGCAGCAGGCAAGGGTACCGATTGGCAGAAGGAGACCTTCAACTTTGATGCTCCAGTACAAAGCCATCAGGTAAGCTTGTCGGGTGGTACCGATAAGGGAACCTACTTCCTTTCGTTTGGCTACTTTGACCAGGAAGGTATCGTTGGTGGAAACCACAACAAGTCGAACTACGAGCGCTACAGCATTCGCGTAAATGGTAACTACAACCTATTTGAGGATAACAGCCGCAGCTTTTTGAACAAGCTAAAAGCAGGTAGCAATATTGGCTACTCGCGTAGCAAATCGACGGGAGTTGAGACCAACTCGGAGTACGGGTCGATACTAGGTAGTGCGCTTACCTTCTCGCCCCTTGTACCTGTTTATGCCGATAAGGCAACAGCAGCTACGATTCTTAGCTCGTATCCTTATGCCGTAAAGGATAAGGATGGTAGGGTGTTCTCTATTCCGCCATCAGGATTCCAGGAGATTGCCAACCCAGTTGCCATGCTAAATCAGCCTAACAGCGGGTTGAATAACGATGATAAGATTGTTGCCAACTTTTGGGCAGAGCTTGATATTATGGACGGCTTAAAATTTAAGTCGAGCTACGGTGCCGATCTTGCTTTTTGGGGGTACGATAGCTACACGTTACCTTATTTCCTAGCAACTCAGGGTAAGAGCCAAGACTACAGCACTGTTCAAAGCGAAATGAACAGAGGCTACAAGTGGCAGGTGGAAAACGTATTGACCTACGCTAAGTCTTTCGATAAGCATAATCTTACAGTGGTATTAGGTCAGTCGGCACAGAAGTACACCTACAAGAATGTGGGAGGAAACTTCAGGGATCTACTCGAAAATGACCCTAATAAGGCTGTTATTAACTATGCAATTGCCGATCAGAAGCTCTCGAACTTATGGGGAGGAACCGGTGGATACGACAACACCTCGTTGGCATCGTACTTCGGTAGGGTTGACTACAACTATAGCGAGCGTTACATCTTCCAAGGAACGGTACGTAGGGATGGCTCCTCGAATTTTGGTCCTAGCCATAAGTGGGCCGTATTCCCCGCCTTCTCTTTGGGTTGGAATTTGACCAACGAAGAGTTTATGAAAAACAGGCCTTTGTGGTTTAACCAAATGAAGCTACGTGCTGGTTGGGGTAAGAACGGAAACGAGCGTATTGGAGGATTCCTCTATACATCGTTAATGAATGGAGGTCAAAACTACTACTTCGGAGGTTCTTACCTGTTAGGTTCTGACTTGAAGAAGGTAGGAGAGAAGAGCGGGCAAATGCAGTATGGCAACTCGCCAGGTTACATTGCAAATCCAAATATTAAGTGGGAAGAGTCGGAGCAGATAGACTTAGGGTTCGATTCTAGATTTTTCAATAACTCCGTAAGCTTCGGTTTCGACTACTTTAAGAAGAAAACCAACGGGATGCTGATGAACCTTCCTATTCCTGATTACGTAGGTATTTCTGCACCAATGAGCAATGTTGGTGATATGGAAAACTGGGGTCTTGAGTTTGAGCTTGGCTATAAGAAAAAGGTGGGCGATGTTAACTTCTCTGTAAACGCTAATGCCACCTACCTAAAGAATAAGCTTATCAATTTAGGGAATGCATCTGGCGAAACGATCTACGAAAATGCAGGAGCATCGGGTGTCGGTTCGTACGTGAAGGGACAAAACGGAGAGGTTTTCCCCTTCTTCTACGGGTTTAAAACTGATGGAGTAGCACAAACCAAGGCACAGGCCGATGCCTACAACGCCAAGTATGGCGAAAAGGCGCAGCCAGGCGATGTCCTTTTCCGCGATTTGAATAAGGATGGTAAGATTACCGATGCTGATAAGACAAAGATTGGAAAGGGAATGCCAGACTGGACTTACGGTATCTCTGTAAATGCCGATTGGAAGGGCTTTGATGTTAGCCTATTTTTCCAAGGTACTCTAGGTAATGACATTTTCGACTTCTCGCAGCGTGGCGATATACCTGCTATGAACCGTCCATCTTGGATTTTGGATCGCTGGATTGGAGAAGGAACCTCGAATTCACTTCCACGCATGACCAATAAGAACCCTAATGGAAACTGGCGCTCGTCTGATCTTTACATTAAAAACGGATCGTACCTACGCTTAAAATCGTCTCAGCTGGGGTATACGCTTCCATTGCATCTAACAAAGAAAGCATCCATACAACGTTTAAGACTATTTGTATCGGCAGAGAACCTAATAACCATTACTGGTTACGACGGCTTTGACCCAGAGGTAGCTTCGGGTGGATACACTACTATTGGTATAGATCGCGGGATTTATCCACAATCGAGAACCGTCTCTGTTGGAGCAAACATCACTTTCTAA
- a CDS encoding RagB/SusD family nutrient uptake outer membrane protein produces the protein MKKYSFIVLLMVAAVFSSCSDDFLTSHPTDRQEVGKPATEGAIQANLASCYQVLLLDSYANNNYNSIVLMSDLQSDDIYKGGGDAGDQHQLYLLSQFTATPQEQPSGLWSIYFTGLARCNNALIACDKAVDVPAARLERYKAEAHFLRAYYVSLLWKFWGYIPYFEAPLAFPYLAKQKTNPDDIYKEIMEDIDFAAQGDKLPMSVSGAELGRVNKAAVLMLKARVVMYQKDVNRYAEVTNDMAEIITSGKYALIDATNVVKDEIDSPFAAMWKNNYEFCKENIFESNQLPEGKTWSSGWQGYGTNLPAFISPNGLPAAKDDEVGKFQGGWGFGPVREATWNIFEDGDTRREGSINFFEKGYTPRFQNTGYFMAKYAARAGYNPIGDKDLNFCNNLRIFRYAETLLNYAEMVAMNGQTEVGGISAQWCLDQIRKRAFGVENSIPATSQNIKLERRREFIGEGIRYWDLVRWGDAATVLTESTPLSTRVWTEGKKYLPIPQSEIDKTKGTGEFELKQYSKY, from the coding sequence ATGAAGAAATATAGTTTTATCGTATTGCTCATGGTTGCAGCGGTATTCTCGTCTTGCAGCGATGACTTCTTAACCTCTCACCCAACGGATAGGCAGGAGGTTGGAAAGCCTGCCACAGAAGGTGCTATTCAGGCCAATTTGGCGTCGTGCTACCAGGTATTGCTACTAGATAGCTATGCCAACAACAACTATAACAGTATCGTACTGATGTCAGATCTTCAGTCTGACGATATATATAAGGGAGGTGGAGATGCCGGCGATCAGCATCAGCTGTATCTTCTATCTCAGTTTACGGCAACCCCACAAGAGCAGCCATCAGGACTTTGGAGCATTTACTTTACAGGATTGGCACGTTGTAACAATGCGCTTATTGCCTGCGATAAGGCTGTCGATGTTCCTGCTGCAAGGCTTGAAAGGTATAAGGCAGAAGCACATTTCCTTCGTGCCTACTATGTTAGCCTGCTTTGGAAGTTCTGGGGCTACATACCCTACTTTGAGGCGCCACTCGCTTTTCCATATCTAGCGAAGCAGAAAACAAATCCAGACGATATCTACAAGGAGATTATGGAGGATATTGATTTTGCAGCTCAAGGTGATAAACTACCTATGTCGGTGTCGGGTGCCGAGTTGGGCCGTGTAAATAAGGCCGCAGTATTGATGCTTAAGGCGCGTGTGGTGATGTACCAAAAGGATGTAAATCGCTATGCTGAGGTTACCAATGATATGGCCGAGATTATAACCAGCGGCAAGTATGCGCTAATTGATGCTACAAACGTAGTAAAAGACGAAATCGATTCTCCTTTTGCCGCGATGTGGAAAAACAACTACGAGTTCTGTAAGGAGAATATTTTTGAGAGCAACCAGCTACCTGAAGGTAAAACTTGGTCGAGCGGATGGCAAGGTTACGGAACAAATCTGCCTGCGTTTATCTCTCCAAACGGATTGCCAGCAGCTAAGGATGATGAGGTTGGTAAATTTCAAGGAGGCTGGGGTTTTGGTCCAGTAAGAGAGGCTACTTGGAATATTTTTGAGGATGGCGATACCCGTCGTGAGGGATCTATCAACTTCTTCGAAAAGGGATACACCCCTCGTTTCCAAAATACCGGCTATTTTATGGCTAAGTATGCTGCTCGTGCAGGCTACAATCCTATTGGCGATAAAGACCTAAACTTCTGCAACAACCTACGTATTTTCCGTTATGCAGAAACGCTGCTGAACTATGCAGAAATGGTTGCCATGAATGGGCAAACCGAGGTAGGAGGCATTAGCGCACAGTGGTGCTTAGACCAGATCAGAAAGCGCGCGTTTGGAGTTGAGAATTCAATTCCTGCCACTTCTCAAAATATCAAGCTTGAGCGTCGACGCGAATTTATTGGTGAAGGTATTCGATACTGGGATCTTGTTCGCTGGGGCGACGCTGCTACCGTTCTTACCGAATCGACACCGCTAAGTACCAGAGTTTGGACCGAAGGCAAAAAGTATTTGCCAATTCCTCAGTCTGAGATTGATAAAACAAAGGGTACCGGCGAGTTTGAATTAAAGCAGTACAGCAAGTATTAG
- a CDS encoding PKD domain-containing protein has protein sequence MKNILKIGMLALLSIVAMVACDPQEDSGYSLGSLPNSSELSFSATPNATKPNVVEFKNTSKAPGVAVWSLGDGSAPKGQEVTGSYPYAGTYTITMTLYTTGGAAATITKQVVIAADDYSLLNTPNFTALTGGATKPEGKTWVFDQYISGHFGIGPAAEMSPTWWSAGPDVKAGSSLYSQEFTFIQDGLKMVWKNNGYVYTNGAGKNALPPADFVENPGGVGDFDVAYTPGKNLTFSLNESTMTLKLSGGAFMGHYAGTSEYKILKLTENELYIRCVSSVEPGNAWYYRFIPIEKRVKPIIPLREKPLKENFEKVIPAVAFATEKMGLLTNAFYANPAPIAGNPSSKVYLYERSSDFYGNISYAASGYKFDLTNQNKIKLKVFIPSYNDYVTDNKVDGTWITNKKLRAQVAVKLQNSELGGNAWQTQTEIVKGNLPTDKWIELEFDFSTVSTNKTYDKIVIQFGGEGHSGAGIFFFDDFQFSK, from the coding sequence ATGAAAAACATTCTTAAGATAGGGATGCTCGCGCTACTGTCAATCGTGGCAATGGTGGCTTGTGACCCACAGGAAGACTCAGGATATTCTCTGGGGTCACTTCCAAATTCAAGCGAGTTGTCATTCTCGGCAACTCCCAATGCGACAAAGCCTAATGTTGTAGAATTTAAGAATACCTCAAAAGCTCCAGGTGTTGCAGTTTGGAGCTTAGGCGATGGTTCTGCGCCCAAAGGTCAGGAGGTGACAGGTAGCTACCCCTATGCTGGTACTTATACGATTACAATGACATTGTATACCACGGGAGGTGCTGCTGCTACCATTACTAAGCAGGTGGTTATTGCTGCTGACGACTACTCGTTGCTAAATACGCCAAACTTTACGGCGTTAACAGGAGGCGCTACTAAGCCTGAAGGCAAAACGTGGGTTTTTGATCAGTATATATCAGGGCACTTTGGAATTGGACCTGCAGCCGAAATGAGTCCTACGTGGTGGTCGGCTGGCCCAGATGTTAAGGCTGGCTCTAGCCTTTACTCGCAGGAGTTTACCTTTATTCAGGATGGTTTGAAGATGGTTTGGAAAAACAATGGTTATGTCTATACCAATGGTGCCGGAAAAAATGCGCTACCTCCTGCAGATTTTGTTGAAAACCCTGGTGGTGTTGGCGATTTTGACGTGGCATACACCCCTGGCAAAAATCTGACATTCTCGTTAAACGAGTCGACCATGACGCTAAAGCTGAGTGGAGGCGCTTTTATGGGCCATTATGCTGGTACTTCGGAGTATAAAATTTTGAAGCTTACCGAAAATGAACTGTATATAAGATGTGTAAGCTCCGTAGAGCCTGGTAACGCATGGTACTACCGATTTATACCTATAGAGAAGAGAGTTAAGCCAATAATTCCATTAAGAGAAAAACCTTTGAAGGAAAATTTCGAGAAGGTGATACCTGCAGTAGCATTTGCTACAGAAAAAATGGGCCTTCTAACCAACGCCTTTTATGCAAACCCAGCGCCAATTGCAGGAAACCCCTCTTCGAAGGTTTACCTATATGAAAGGAGTTCCGATTTTTACGGGAATATATCCTATGCGGCTAGTGGCTATAAGTTCGATCTTACCAACCAAAATAAGATTAAGCTAAAGGTCTTTATTCCTTCATATAACGACTATGTTACGGACAACAAGGTGGATGGTACCTGGATTACGAACAAGAAGCTTCGTGCACAGGTTGCCGTAAAGCTGCAGAATAGCGAGTTGGGTGGAAACGCTTGGCAAACACAAACTGAGATTGTAAAGGGCAATCTACCTACCGACAAGTGGATTGAGTTGGAGTTTGACTTTAGCACTGTAAGTACAAATAAAACTTACGACAAGATTGTCATTCAATTTGGAGGTGAAGGACATTCCGGTGCGGGTATATTCTTCTTCGATGATTTCCAATTCAGCAAATAG
- a CDS encoding family 16 glycosylhydrolase, whose amino-acid sequence MRHSFIIVCLVAAVLALIPSCKKSADGVEAVTVDFTYAADNATPNKISFTAKVAGSYDLIKWTFEGGESVTGNQTVSRLFAKAGAYKVILSVWKGLEEVKCEKIITIEKNLLDFDFTSLASSQSANTIDFKASVVGKYDRLLWDFGNGVTAADVLTPSAFYPQAGTYKVKLSVWSNNIQFDLEKSITIQKNVMDLSIIAEPVPGDPYKFKFRSSISGSYTGIKWLIKGKTVPDKPEVEAYFPFKGTYKVVLTATSGSYSFSSEKSVTISDSDPDYAAKLPLAWSDDFNGTTLNTSDWSVETNIHVNNELQTYTTSGNYTVANGVLSIICKKINDDGAYGSYTSARLNTYGKKGFTYGRLEARLRLPKGKGTWPAFWMLGEGIGSGTSWPKCGEIDIMEYVGYDPTWVQGSLHAQDFSGGNAKNGRFQLAANNDEGEWHVYGVIWQPDKISFYVDDYTKPYYSLTAPSQKSENSWPYDKPFFVLLNLAFGGDWGGAKGIDKSLDNMRYDIDWVRYYGD is encoded by the coding sequence ATGCGACATTCATTTATCATTGTGTGCTTGGTTGCTGCTGTGCTGGCTCTGATTCCATCTTGCAAAAAGAGTGCGGATGGAGTTGAGGCTGTTACGGTAGATTTTACATATGCTGCTGATAATGCAACTCCCAATAAAATTAGTTTTACCGCTAAGGTTGCTGGATCATACGATCTGATCAAGTGGACATTTGAGGGGGGAGAAAGCGTTACGGGCAATCAAACCGTAAGCCGATTATTTGCAAAGGCAGGTGCCTATAAGGTAATCCTGTCGGTATGGAAGGGGCTAGAGGAGGTTAAGTGCGAAAAGATTATCACCATTGAGAAGAACCTGCTCGATTTTGATTTTACCAGCTTAGCGAGCTCTCAAAGTGCAAATACTATCGATTTTAAGGCGTCTGTTGTAGGCAAGTATGATAGGCTTTTATGGGATTTTGGAAATGGAGTAACTGCGGCTGATGTACTGACGCCGTCTGCTTTCTATCCGCAGGCTGGTACCTATAAGGTGAAACTTTCGGTATGGTCAAATAATATTCAATTCGATTTGGAGAAAAGCATTACAATCCAAAAAAATGTGATGGATCTTTCCATTATTGCAGAACCCGTACCTGGAGACCCCTATAAGTTTAAGTTTCGTTCTTCCATATCTGGAAGCTACACCGGAATAAAGTGGCTAATTAAAGGAAAAACGGTACCGGATAAGCCAGAGGTTGAAGCTTATTTCCCCTTTAAAGGAACCTACAAGGTGGTGCTAACGGCTACAAGCGGAAGCTACTCCTTTTCGTCAGAAAAAAGCGTGACGATTTCGGATAGCGATCCCGACTATGCTGCGAAGCTGCCTTTGGCTTGGTCGGATGATTTTAATGGTACAACATTGAATACCTCGGACTGGAGTGTCGAGACCAATATCCATGTGAATAATGAGCTGCAAACCTACACCACCTCAGGTAACTACACTGTTGCCAACGGGGTGCTTTCGATTATCTGTAAAAAGATAAATGACGATGGGGCGTACGGTAGCTATACATCTGCTCGTTTAAATACCTATGGGAAAAAGGGCTTTACCTACGGACGGTTGGAGGCTCGTCTTCGTCTTCCGAAAGGGAAGGGAACCTGGCCTGCATTCTGGATGTTGGGAGAAGGTATTGGCTCCGGAACATCTTGGCCTAAATGTGGAGAAATAGACATAATGGAATATGTCGGTTATGATCCAACGTGGGTGCAAGGTTCTCTGCATGCTCAGGATTTCAGTGGTGGGAATGCGAAGAATGGTAGATTCCAGCTTGCAGCCAATAATGATGAGGGTGAGTGGCATGTCTACGGCGTTATATGGCAGCCCGACAAGATCTCTTTTTATGTAGATGATTATACAAAACCCTACTATAGCCTTACGGCTCCCTCTCAAAAGTCTGAAAATAGCTGGCCATACGACAAGCCATTTTTTGTACTTCTAAATCTAGCATTTGGAGGAGACTGGGGCGGTGCTAAAGGAATTGACAAGTCGCTTGATAACATGAGGTACGACATTGATTGGGTGAGGTATTATGGTGATTAG